From Alteromonas australica, one genomic window encodes:
- the carB gene encoding carbamoyl-phosphate synthase large subunit, giving the protein MPKRTDIKSILIIGAGPIVIGQACEFDYSGAQACKALREEGYRVILVNSNPATIMTDPEMADATYIEPIHWEVVRKIIEKERPDAILPTMGGQTALNCALDLDKHGVLDEFGCELIGATADAIDKAENRERFDQAMKNIGLECPRAEIAHSMDEAHDVLSRIGFPCIIRPSFTMGGTGGGIAYNIEEFNEICTRGLDLSPTNELLIDESLLGWKEYEMEVVRDRADNCIIVCTIENFDPMGVHTGDSITVAPAQTLTDKEFQIMRNAAMAVLREIGVETGGSNVQFGVDPKTGRMVIIEMNPRVSRSSALASKATGFPIAKVAAKLAIGYTLDELANDITGGLTPASFEPSIDYVVTKIPRFNFEKFAGANDRLTTQMKSVGEVMAIGRNQQESLQKALRGLEVGANGLNSMVDLDDPEARNKVIYELREPGAERIWYIGDAFRMGMSVEEVFNLTNIDPWYLVQLEDLVLLEKKVAETGLAGIDETFMRQLKRKGFSDSRLAELTKVAENDVRETRRGFGISPVYKRVDTCAAEFSTSTAYMYSTYDEECEAAPTDKDKIMVLGGGPNRIGQGIEFDYCCVHAALSMREDGYETIMVNCNPETVSTDYDTSDRLYFEPVTLEDVLEIVEKEKPKGVIVQYGGQTPLKLARALEAAGVPIMGTSPEAIDRAEDRERFQQMVNKLNLKQPANATVTNVEQALAMAEEIGFPLVVRPSYVLGGRAMEIVYDIKDLKRYLNEAVKVSNDAPVLLDRFLDDAIEVDIDAICDGKEVVIGGIMEHIEQAGVHSGDSACSLPPHSLSKDIQDVMREQVRAMALELGVVGLMNTQFAIKDGEVYLIEVNPRAARTVPFVSKATGVPLAKVAARAMAGVTLAEQGVTEEIIPPFYSVKEVVLPFAKFQGVDPLLGPEMRSTGEVMGVGDTFEEAYAKANLGAGAPLPKAGKALISVRDTDKSKILGLAKALTEAGFSIEATRGTAATLHEAGIESTVVNKLSEGRPNIVDAIKNGEYAYLINTTEGRQAITDSVYIRREALVNKVTYTTTMNAAFATIRAKSADDRNKVASVQELHARLEH; this is encoded by the coding sequence ATGCCAAAACGTACCGACATAAAAAGTATTCTTATCATTGGTGCTGGCCCTATTGTTATCGGCCAGGCTTGTGAATTCGATTATTCAGGCGCTCAAGCGTGTAAAGCCCTTCGAGAGGAAGGCTACCGTGTTATTTTGGTTAACTCTAACCCAGCAACCATTATGACTGACCCTGAAATGGCAGATGCAACTTACATCGAGCCAATTCATTGGGAAGTGGTACGCAAAATTATTGAGAAGGAGCGTCCAGACGCTATTCTTCCCACCATGGGCGGACAAACTGCACTTAACTGTGCCCTTGACCTAGACAAACATGGTGTACTTGACGAATTTGGTTGTGAGCTTATCGGTGCAACGGCAGATGCTATCGACAAAGCGGAAAACCGAGAGCGATTCGACCAGGCAATGAAAAACATTGGCCTTGAGTGTCCGCGAGCAGAGATTGCTCATAGCATGGACGAAGCGCATGATGTCCTTAGCCGCATTGGTTTTCCTTGTATCATTCGCCCATCGTTTACCATGGGTGGCACCGGCGGCGGTATCGCGTACAACATCGAAGAATTTAACGAAATTTGTACTCGAGGTTTAGATCTTTCACCTACTAACGAACTTCTTATTGATGAATCGTTGTTGGGTTGGAAAGAGTATGAAATGGAAGTGGTTCGCGACAGAGCCGATAACTGCATCATTGTGTGTACCATTGAAAACTTCGACCCTATGGGAGTGCATACTGGCGATTCGATCACAGTGGCACCAGCACAAACCCTGACCGACAAAGAATTTCAAATTATGCGTAATGCGGCGATGGCTGTACTACGTGAAATTGGTGTTGAAACCGGGGGCTCTAACGTACAGTTTGGTGTAGATCCTAAAACTGGCCGTATGGTTATCATTGAAATGAACCCTCGGGTGTCTCGTTCATCTGCACTGGCTTCAAAAGCAACCGGTTTCCCAATTGCTAAAGTCGCAGCCAAACTAGCTATTGGCTATACCCTTGATGAACTTGCTAATGACATTACAGGTGGCCTAACGCCGGCGTCTTTTGAACCGTCGATAGACTATGTTGTAACGAAAATTCCACGCTTTAACTTCGAGAAGTTTGCGGGCGCTAACGACCGCCTAACCACTCAGATGAAGTCGGTGGGCGAAGTGATGGCCATTGGTCGTAACCAGCAAGAATCACTACAAAAAGCGCTTCGTGGCTTGGAAGTTGGTGCAAACGGGCTAAATTCCATGGTGGATTTAGACGACCCGGAAGCCCGTAACAAGGTGATTTACGAACTGCGTGAGCCAGGTGCTGAGCGCATTTGGTATATTGGCGATGCATTTCGTATGGGCATGAGTGTTGAGGAGGTGTTTAACCTCACGAATATTGACCCTTGGTACCTGGTTCAGTTAGAAGACTTAGTCTTGCTAGAGAAAAAGGTTGCTGAAACGGGCTTGGCAGGTATTGATGAAACCTTTATGCGTCAGCTTAAGCGTAAGGGCTTTTCTGATTCTCGCTTAGCTGAGTTGACCAAAGTTGCGGAAAATGATGTACGTGAAACCCGCCGAGGTTTTGGTATTTCACCGGTTTATAAGCGTGTGGATACCTGTGCGGCAGAGTTTTCTACCAGTACCGCTTACATGTATTCAACCTACGATGAAGAATGTGAAGCTGCGCCTACGGACAAAGACAAAATTATGGTTTTGGGCGGCGGTCCAAACCGTATTGGTCAAGGTATCGAGTTCGATTACTGCTGTGTGCACGCAGCGCTGTCTATGCGTGAGGACGGTTATGAAACAATCATGGTTAACTGTAACCCTGAAACGGTTTCTACCGACTATGACACCTCTGATCGCTTGTACTTCGAGCCAGTTACCCTTGAAGATGTCCTTGAGATTGTTGAAAAGGAAAAGCCGAAGGGCGTCATCGTGCAGTATGGTGGCCAAACCCCACTAAAACTCGCCCGTGCGTTAGAAGCCGCCGGCGTACCCATTATGGGCACATCTCCAGAGGCCATTGACCGCGCGGAAGACCGTGAGCGCTTCCAGCAAATGGTGAACAAGCTTAATCTTAAGCAGCCTGCGAATGCGACAGTTACCAACGTCGAGCAAGCCCTAGCCATGGCTGAAGAGATTGGATTCCCTCTGGTTGTGCGCCCAAGTTACGTTCTTGGTGGTCGCGCAATGGAAATTGTTTACGACATTAAAGACCTTAAGCGTTACCTGAATGAAGCGGTGAAAGTGTCTAATGACGCCCCTGTTTTGTTAGACCGTTTCTTGGATGACGCAATTGAAGTTGATATCGATGCCATCTGCGACGGCAAAGAGGTGGTGATTGGCGGTATCATGGAACACATTGAACAAGCAGGTGTTCACTCAGGTGACTCGGCATGCTCATTACCACCACATTCACTGTCTAAAGATATTCAAGATGTTATGCGCGAGCAAGTACGTGCCATGGCACTCGAACTTGGGGTGGTGGGTTTGATGAATACCCAGTTTGCGATTAAAGACGGCGAAGTCTACCTCATCGAGGTAAACCCGCGTGCAGCGCGTACTGTGCCTTTCGTATCGAAAGCGACAGGTGTTCCACTCGCCAAAGTTGCAGCACGTGCCATGGCTGGTGTGACACTGGCTGAACAGGGTGTTACTGAAGAAATTATCCCTCCTTTCTACTCGGTAAAAGAAGTTGTACTTCCTTTTGCTAAGTTCCAAGGTGTCGATCCACTATTGGGCCCAGAGATGCGCTCTACAGGTGAAGTAATGGGCGTGGGTGATACTTTCGAGGAAGCGTATGCGAAAGCTAACTTAGGTGCAGGCGCACCGTTACCCAAGGCAGGAAAGGCTCTCATCTCTGTACGTGATACAGACAAGAGTAAAATCCTTGGTTTGGCGAAGGCGCTAACCGAAGCTGGCTTTAGTATTGAAGCTACCCGCGGAACGGCAGCGACACTTCATGAAGCCGGCATTGAAAGCACGGTAGTGAATAAGCTGTCTGAAGGCCGCCCAAACATTGTTGATGCTATCAAAAATGGTGAATATGCCTATTTGATTAACACCACAGAAGGTCGACAAGCCATTACGGATTCTGTCTATATTCGTCGCGAAGCACTTGTGAATAAGGTGACTTATACCACTACAATGAATGCGGCATTTGCCACTATTCGTGCGAAATCTGCCGATGACCGTAATAAAGTCGCGTCTGTACAAGAGCTTCACGCAAGACTCGAACACTAA